GTACTTTGCACACTTACGCTCTGATTCGGGATGTGTCGATAACTTCCGGGTCtctttgttagcagctagcaagctaagctagcTCAGACGCTTCAAAGTTCACCGGGACGAGTTTATCCGAATATGAATAAAGCTTACTTACTGACACTTAATCTATATGCAgctgacattacatgtttaacGATTATCAATTGTATTTTTGTCCAAGAAATGTAGGGAAAGTAGTGGGAAACGCCACATCCCGTGTGCGCACGCGCTGTACGTCTCCTTTAACGCCACTTCCTGCTTAACTTTTTGAAAAATTCATAACGAACACGTGAATATGCAGCACAAAAAGGGCACGTTGATCGTTGATCAATATGTATTTATCATACCTATTCGGTTATAAGTCGTCGGATAGTAAGACATATTAATTAACGGTCACTTTCCTTAGTATCCCATAGGCCCGCCATATTGGTAAGCAGGATACAGAAACGGTGCACTCTGCAGCCATTAATTGCTCAAATAGTTCCACGAGACCAAAAGAAAGACAGGTATGTGTGATACAAACTTTGTAGGTGTATAAATACACGAGGCAGTCATGTATGATCCTTATTTAGACCTCATCAAGTACTATTCACCTCTAGTACACGGGTATGCATTGTTATCCGTGAAGCAGTCTTGGTATTATTTGATTCTGCTGTGTCCACAGTGATGGGACACACTTGCAATGTGTGTGAAAAGTGTTGTCAACACAGTCAGGAAGTCAAAATACAGAATATTGCTGCTCAGGTTTTTATTGACATCTACCTGTATGTCATACTCGTGCATGTATAATGGATTCTcacacatgtatacactgtatgtacatatatgttcATTCACTTTTCATCAACTACCTAGAAACCTTCACGCCCAAAATTGGACTTTCATGCGACATTTTGTGCAAACATTGGTCAATTTAAATTTGAGGGGGATGAAACTCAGCCACTGAGCTTTCAAGAGGTCTCACAGCCATGTGACAATTTCCCCTGTTGTCCCTCGGTTCTCCTGTTTGGAgtccaaaaaaaagctaatCTAACGTTAGAAAACGTTTTCCAGTTTCTCGCTAGTGTGGCTCCGTATGTGTTCAGTCAGGTCCGTGCTATTTGCGAATTGCTGCCCACATACTGAACAAGTGAAGTTATTTTCCATAATGTGAGTCATCGTATGTCGAATCAAAGTTATCGTCCTTGAGAAACTTTTACCGCACACTGCGCAGGATAACGGTATTTCGCCAGTGTGCGTTCTCGTGTGTCTTTTTAGATCGCCGCTGAGAAAGAATCTTTTGCCGCACAAAGTACAAGGAAAGGGTCTCTCTCCAGTGTGGATTCCTGTGTGTCTATTAAAAGCGGCTTTTTGAGCAAAACTTTTACCGCACACCGAGCAAGAaaagggtttctctccggtgtgcgttCTTATGTGCGTTTTCAAATTACCTTTATGATGGAACCTCTTACCGCACACCGaacaaggaaaaggtttctctccagtgtggatTCTGATATGTTCTTTCAAAAGTGACTTGTAAATGAATCCTTTCCCACAAGTTGAGCaaagaaaaggtttctctccagtgtgtattcttgCGTGTCTTTTCAAGTCGGCTTTCTGGAAGTATCTTTTACCGCACGCcgtgcaaggaaaaggtttctctccggcaTGCAATGTTGTGTGTACTTTCAAATTTGACAGCAGAGAGAATCTTCTATCACAAACCGAGCaggtgaaaggtttctctcctgtgtgttgTCTCACATGTCTGTTCAGGGTTCCTCTGTGAAGGAAAGTTTTGTCACAATGAGAGCATTTGAAGTGTGTGTTGTCACTGTGTACCCTCATGTGCGTTTCCAGACCACGACGGTGCTTAAAAGTTTTGTCGCACTGAGAGCATTcaaagtgtgtgttttcagtgtgtattctcatgtgtCTTTTAACACTACGACGGTGTTTAAAGGTTTTGTCGCACTGCGAACATTCAAAGTGTGTGTCGTCGGTGTGTATTGTCATGTGTCTTTTAAGATTACGACGGTGATGAAAGGTTTTGTCGCACTCAGAGCATTTCCAGCATGCGTTATCCGTGTGATGCGTCATATCAGCTTTAGAGTCTTCGTCATCAGTGTCGGGAGAGTGTGACGTTGTGGCGTCGCTAtctgatagcggagctaagaggttgtctgctcGTGAGCCGCCTTCTGCGGTCATGTGTTGAGCCCAGCTGCCACTCGGAGGCCCCGCCTCACTCTTCTCCTCCTCACTTTCgtcatcttcactcttcacagtAACATCAATCACTGGGAACTCCGTCTCCAATCCTTCAAGATGCGCCGCCTCCTGACTGATGCTatgatcctcctcttcctccttaatCCTGGGGGGCTGTGGAtcgtcttcttcctctttcatgTGGGGGGACTGTGGCTCCTCATGCTCGTCAGTGGGAAGAAGTTCTTCACTGGTGTCTGCGGgacacaagaagacaaatacATACTTTGGAAATGTCTCTGAGGATCAGTGTCCcccagcatagcatagcatagcaataTCTGATAGAGTTGGTCTAACATTTTTTATACATGATGGTATTTCAAAATAGTACATATTAAAGCTGTAATTATAATACAATGAAACCTTGattgttaaataaattattaaataatggaatggaatggcctttattgtcattatacaagatgtacaacgaaattggggatatatatttaataaaataataataataaatgtaataataaataatatatttaaactgTTTCAATAAACCAGCGAGTGGTAAGTCTTATTGTGAAAATGCCTTACTAACTCTATTACAAAAAGATTTTCATGTTATTATGAAATGCGGTTAACGGGAAAGTATGCTTTTTTCCCACACCATTTGTTGCATCGTCGCCCGTGACGTTACCCAGCCAATAGGCACCTTTCTTACTGAGGGGTTGGCAACAATGGCCGTAAAGCTCCGAGCTATGGCGTCACAGCCAAAATGGCGGCGGTGCGACCTTCCACTGAGAAAAGCTTTTAATGACTAGTGTTCATAAACAAATAGGAAACTTTTAAACATGTGAGAGTACGAATGAAACTAACCTGCTCTATGTAACACAACTTGGTGCTTCTTGAAAACAgcgtccagtagttgacgttgtcgctcgttctcctctttcGTGCGAGAAAGTTCCTGCTCGTACTCCGCTATCGTTCTTTCCAACACgacaaatatttcttcaacagccgCAGTCAGTCGCTGATTCACcaacgctctcagcatttggacTTTACACATTTTCAGGCAATCACAACACGTTACACTCACACTTGCAGCTAACTTCCGGGTCTCTTTGTTAGCCGCTAGTTAGCTAAGCTAGCCCGTGAAGCTGCAAAACTCGCCTAAGACGACTTTGTCCTGCTGCTAATAAAATCGTCACTTAATCTCTACGTCGTTcacattcattgttttgttttacaaattaccctttgtgtctttttttcgaAGACTACAGAATGTACAGTACTCTAAACGTGGCGGCCGGTGTGATCAACTGCGCATGCGACTTGCAACGTAATCAATGAAGTCACATCGCGTCGATGAAGACCCTTTCAGAGTTGCTTCAGCTGCTTGAAAAAGGCAGTGGTCAAGATACATACCATGTGTTCTTCTCAAGTATTAAAgaatataaaatgtgctattcAGTCATATACGAACACTGATAGTTGCCATTAAAGGCAATGCTGCGGACCACGGAAGTGGTACTGTACGGTGTGTTGGAAAACAGCAGTCTTTGTGGAACATTTCTGTGTATGACAGGTCTCGTTTTGCCAcgtctaaaatattttttaattgggcTCCAAATACATTTTAGCATCAAAAGCCACTGGTGCACATGTGTGATGTAACCGAGTTATAGTTTCCAggtgtacttttattttgaagaccgGACCAGTTACAAAAAGTGTTGCACCGAAATGGCCCGAGTGTTTCCGATGAGTTCCGGTCTCCGTGTTGCATTGAGAACGCTTGCAGGTAGAATTGAACCGAGCTACTTTGAAAATGTCAACTTTCGGTGTCcgaatatgaaaaatattttagtcttatttatttttgttgactggtgtttattttgtgttgtataTGAATTCAAACACGAATTCATTTAGCAAATACTTTATTGTGAAATGTCATTTTCATCCGGAAAATGACGTTACTGTTAACGTCATGTAGCGCATGCGCACACCTGCGCTTTAGTATATTCCGGGTGGCTTTgcgagaaaaactcctcatacAAAGTAACTGAGTGACAGCGAGATACTTTTTTTGAAGGAAATGTGTCCGAAAAACACGTCTCAGTAAACATTGAAGCTTATCAGTCCATCTTATTTTAATTTAGCTGACGAGCGGCTAACAAAGAAACCCGGAAGTTGTCAACACATCACTAAGCGGAGATCAAGTGTGAGTGTAAAGTGTTGtgattgtgtaaaaatgtgtaaagtccaaatgctgagagcgttgGTGAATCAGCGACTAACCGcggctgttgaagaaatatttgtcGTGTTGGAAAGAACGATAGcggagtacgaggaggaactttgtcgaacaaaagaggagaacgagcgacaacgtcaactactggacgcTGTTTGCCAGAAGAGTCAAGTGGTGCCACACAGATCGGGTTAGTTCTATTCGTATTCTCGCATCTTTTTGAGTCTTTTTTACTGCAAAGCGGTGATCGGTTTGATTATCACggatattaattcataaatgattgctgtttcgtggtagTTTATTGTCTATTATTACTCCAAACGTattgaaatgaattgaaataaattcgaagctaactggttagctcgctagcgaccatctcgagtccctgcagctAAGATTTgggcaatgtgttgtaaacaatgaataatagaagCGTAACGGTGTCTATATGTCATGTTTAGAGAATGCAAATGATGTTAAAACCGTATACATGTAACAAGTTAAAAGCAGTGcgcttgtttttaatgtattttcattattttgagaGCCTTAGCCAAACAAATACATGAAGTCACGTGACTTCCGGTGAGGTATCTGCATACTACAAGCTCcacttggaatggaatggcctttattgtcattattcaaTATgcacaacgagattggagagcttctcctttaaGTGCAATAGTTAagtttaaaaaagtatacaaaaagtaaaagtaaaaaagacagtttaacaagttatatacaagatatccaagatATACACATACTATTGCAGAGGGGCAGATATGTATTGCAGACACtggaatatatattaatttgagtgcaaataatgaatggTGTATATAGATGAGTATTTTCTAATGCCTGTCTTTGCCTTTTTGCGTCCTGCAGACGTCAGTGAAGAACATCTCCCCCCCAAGCAGCAGGAGTGCAACTCCAAGGTGAAACGGCCcacccacattaaagaggaagaagagcatCTTGAAGGAGTGGAGGAGTTCCCCGTGATTGTTGTCACTGTGGACGGCCAACATGATGATGACAAAAGTCGAGGTGGCGTGAGGAGGCGCAGCAACTCGTCAGAAGCTGACTTAGACCGCTGCGGAGGATCGCAAGATcacaacctcttagctccgctatcagaTAGCGACGACACGGAGTCACACTCTCCCGACACGGATGACGACGACGACCCTAAAGCTGCGACGACGTGTCACGCCGACAACACGCACTGGAAATGTTCTCAATGTGACAAAACTTTTGTAACCAAGGGAAATCTGAAAGTACACATGAGACGTCACACGGGGGAGAAACCTTTCACTTGCCTAATTTGTGGCAGAAGATTCTCTCAGCGGTCACATTTGAAAACtcacacaagaacacacacgggagagaaacctttttcctgcTCAGTTTGCGGTAAAAGTTTCTCTCAGAAGATATCTTTGAAgggacacatgagaacacacactgggGAGAAACCTTTTTGCTGCGCGGTTTGCGGTAAAGGTTTCTCTCAGAAAATAACTTTGATGGGACACACAAGAACGCACACTCGAGGAAATAACTTTTCTTGAAAGCTGTTTCCTCAGCTGTTCACAAACTTGACCGAACACGAGAGGACACATTTAAAGGACGCACCCAGCTTGATTATAAAAGAAGATGATGTAAGACGTTTGTTTTATCATGTGCCATTGACCCTTAAGAAAAGGAACACATAAGGGGCTGACTCGTGGCCCAGGGTTGCGTGCCGGAAGCGACATTGACATAATATCATGTGAGAATGTGCGCCTTTTTGGAGCCCAGACCTCAACCCAATAGAGATTCTACATCCACACGAGACGTTCAAAAGCAGTTCTGCTGAAAGGAATGAGCTGATGAGCAGCAGGAAGTGCCTGGTTGAGACAAACTTCTGTCAATAAAGTTTTGATTTCATTACAAATGTGTTGAGTTCCTGTATTACTgcttatgaaataaaatattatcatgGGATGTAATGTTACGAtgctttgctgtgtgtgtgtgtgtgtgagacggaAGCCACCCACAAAGTGACGTCTCTGGTGCGTTACATGGCGCATGCGCACAGCGACCACCACCTCATAAAAACACAACCGACAAAGAGATAACGTGACAACAAGGGGTATTTCATGTCCAGATACACATTTTGAAGCTTCCAGCGGTAGGTTAGCTTCCTAGCTGCTAACAAAGAGACCCGGAAGCTAACACTTCGCTAAGCATATTTAATATAAACAAGAAACTGTAAACGACTGACTTGTTTTGTGACCGGTTGTGGAATGAAAACATTCTCATGGGGTGTGGCCTGTCAACGCTTTGCAGTACGTCACCGTTGCGCATGCGCACACTAGCCACCACGAAtggaaatatacatatttttgctaGCTTTCggagtaaaaaaacaattaatactTAGTGGATTTAACTGACAATGAGAGGCCACtgtagttttactttacttttaccttACTGATGATTTACTTTTGTAGTAGCGAACTTGGAAGCTTCCCAAGCTAGCTTAGCGTGCTATCTGCTAACAAAGAGACCAGGAAGTTATCAACACATCGCTAAGCAGACAAAAAACGTGGCTGGCGATCGTGTCAAAGTGTGTATGCGGTTTCTAAACGCGGCTGTTTGAATGTTTGTAGTGTGAGAAACAACGATAGTGGAGgccgaggaggaactttctcgaagAAAAGAAAggaacgagcgacaacgtcaacgACTTCCGATTCTCGAGTTGGTTGTGTTACGCAGTGCGGGTTAGTGACATGTTTACTTAATATTTGTGCAGTAACACGACTCCTGATGAAGCTTTTCTTCGTGAATCGATCTCAAGATACAATCGTGATGAGatgtatatttttcagtgttgtgtttttgttcaacATCACACATCAGCCAGACTAGTTTGAGAGCTTAGTATAAGATCCAATTATTTACCATCGAAAGGAGAAGAAGACGAGATGCACTACGGATGTGACGGAGCAAACCTGGACTCTTCTAAAACATGTCTTTTTGTGTCTTGCAGAACATCCAGCAGGACAGCAGGAGTGGAACTCCAGCATGGAACAGGAGGAGCCACAGCATcctcacattaaagaggaagagggggAGTCACAACATCTCCATATTAAAGAGGAAGCGGGGGAGCCACAGCCcgcccacattaaagaggaagaggagtatCACAGCATCAATCAGAAGGAAGACCATCTTGAAGGACTGGAAGAGTTCCCAGTGATTATTGTCcctgtgaagagtgaagatgaaagtgaggagaagaagagagaggcggagcctccaAGCAGCAGCTCAGCTCACCACATGACATCAGAAACTGACGGACACCACTGCGGAGGATCACAGGCACTATTAGCCCCGCTATCAGATAGTGACGACACGACGTCGCACTCTCCCGACACAGATAAGGATGACTCTGAAGCTGATACGACACGTCACGATGCCGACACGCGCTTTAAGTGCGCTCAGTGTGAGAAAACTTTTGTCAGCCGGAGAAATCTGAAAAGGCATGTTGgtatacacactggagagaaacctttcgcCTGCTCAGTTTGCGGTAAAAGGTTCAGCGCTAAGTCGTATCTGAAagaacacacaagaatacacaccggagagaaaccttttctttGCTCGgtgtgtggtaaaagattcTATCAAAAATctgacttaaaaaaacatgcgACCATTCActctggagagaaacctttttcctgcacagtttgtggtaaaagattcATTAAGAAGTCGAATTTGAAAGTCCACACACGAATACACACTggggagaaaccttttccttgtgCAGTGTGCGGTAAAACGTTCTACCTAAagggtaatttaaaaaaacacacagcaatacacaccggagagaaaccttttccttgcactGTGTGCGGTAAACAATTCTCTCGTCGGTCACATTTGAAAGCGCACACCAAAATGCACACCGGTGAGAAACCATTTCCTTGCACGGTTTGTGGTAAAACCTTTTACCTCAAAGGTaatttaaaaagacacacagcaatacacactggagagaaaccgtttCCTTGCACAGATTGTGGTAAAAGATTCTCTCAACAAAATCTTTTGAAAAGACACACAAGGGTACACACTGgcgagaaaccttttccttgcacgGTTTGTGGGAAAACATTCTACCAGAAAGCTAATTTGAAAAGACACGCAGTGATACACACTGGGGAGAAACCTTTTTCTTGCACAGTCTGTGGCAAAACATTCGACCTAAAAAGTAGTTTGAAGAGACACACAAGAGTACACAACGGAGGGAAATCTTTATCCTGAGCCATTTGTGTGAAAAGTTTCTCTCGGAAagtacacaacaacaacataattgtgtttatgtatatgtatgtatgtatgtatgtatgtgtatatataaaatatatatatatatatatatgtgtgtgtgtgtgtcatttatcCTTCCAAAGTACATAAGTGTATCAtaaaattgacatatttcagatatttcagacagaaaatgaaaaatgaacacTTGACAGAGCAAAattttgtcaataaagttttgaAAGTTCTTTTGCTATTTCTAACAATACACATCATATATGGAGTGACGGTCATAAAACGGTGGGGAAATGGAAGCTTTCTTACCGGATGTTGTAAAAGTGACGTCACTGTGATCGTCACTGTGATCTTGCACAGCGCATGCGCACAATGGCGGCCACCTTCGGAAATATATCCTGCGTAGCgttctgaagaaaaacacaatgtataattattaattCTTAAAGATATTGAATGTGGACGGCGTGGGTATTAAGCAACGGCGACAGACAGTTCCATTACTGTCGGGATAAACTCGTCGCAGTGAACGCAGAAGCTTCTCGAAGCTAGCTTtgcttgctagctgctaacaaagaGACCCTAAAGTTAGCAACACATCGCTGCAAGCAGAGATCAAGTGAATCAAGTTAAGTGGAGAATCAGCGACTTACTGTTGAAGAAATACTTGCAGTGAGAGAAAGAACCTGGGGTAACTTTCCAGGACAAAAGAGGAGACCGAGCGACAACGTCGACTACTGGACGCGGTTGGATTCCTGCACAGAGCAGGTCAGTTTCATTCTATTCTATTTGTTCATTAACGCTATTCGTAAACCGAGGGAACGTGTCGCTGTCAGATCGATACCATATGGACTTTTTTCAAGTTCAGACAGTTTCAACTTTCTTGGAAATGTTCTTGTAaattaatgttttgactttattctctcgacattacaatgtttttgttttgtttgtcataatattacgacttttttccaactattgTTGATCATAttacgattttattctcatataaaTCTTCTCTTTTAATCATTTAACTTTCGTTATTTCGCAAAATTACAGGATGAAGTCAGCTATTA
This window of the Doryrhamphus excisus isolate RoL2022-K1 chromosome 10, RoL_Dexc_1.0, whole genome shotgun sequence genome carries:
- the LOC131137673 gene encoding gastrula zinc finger protein XlCGF57.1-like; translation: MCKVQMLRALVNQRLTAAVEEIFVVLERTIAEYEQELSRTKEENERQRQLLDAVFKKHQVVLHRADTSEELLPTDEHEEPQSPHMKEEEDDPQPPRIKEEEEDHSISQEAAHLEGLETEFPVIDVTVKSEDDESEEEKSEAGPPSGSWAQHMTAEGGSRADNLLAPLSDSDATTSHSPDTDDEDSKADMTHHTDNACWKCSECDKTFHHRRNLKRHMTIHTDDTHFECSQCDKTFKHRRSVKRHMRIHTENTHFECSQCDKTFKHRRGLETHMRVHSDNTHFKCSHCDKTFLHRGTLNRHVRQHTGEKPFTCSVCDRRFSLLSNLKVHTTLHAGEKPFPCTACGKRYFQKADLKRHARIHTGEKPFLCSTCGKGFIYKSLLKEHIRIHTGEKPFPCSVCGKRFHHKGNLKTHIRTHTGEKPFSCSVCGKSFAQKAAFNRHTGIHTGERPFPCTLCGKRFFLSGDLKRHTRTHTGEIPLSCAVCGKSFSRTITLIRHTMTHIMENNFTCSVCGQQFANSTDLTEHIRSHTSEKLENVF
- the LOC131136818 gene encoding zinc finger protein ZFP2-like; the encoded protein is MCKVQMLRALVNQRLTAAVEEIFVVLERTIAEYEEELCRTKEENERQRQLLDAVCQKSQVVPHRSDVSEEHLPPKQQECNSKVKRPTHIKEEEEHLEGVEEFPVIVVTVDGQHDDDKSRGGVRRRSNSSEADLDRCGGSQDHNLLAPLSDSDDTESHSPDTDDDDDPKAATTCHADNTHWKCSQCDKTFVTKGNLKVHMRRHTGEKPFTCLICGRRFSQRSHLKTHTRTHTGEKPFSCSVCGKSFSQKISLKGHMRTHTGEKPFCCAVCGKGFSQKITLMGHTRTHTRGNKHPAGQQEWNSSMEQEEPQHPHIKEEEGESQHLHIKEEAGEPQPAHIKEEEEYHSINQKEDHLEGLEEFPVIIVPVKSEDESEEKKREAEPPSSSSAHHMTSETDGHHCGGSQALLAPLSDSDDTTSHSPDTDKDDSEADTTRHDADTRFKCAQCEKTFVSRRNLKRHVGIHTGEKPFACSVCGKRFSAKSYLKEHTRIHTGEKPFLCSVCGKRFYQKSDLKKHATIHSGEKPFSCTVCGKRFIKKSNLKVHTRIHTGEKPFPCAVCGKTFYLKGNLKKHTAIHTGEKPFPCTVCGKQFSRRSHLKAHTKMHTGEKPFPCTVCGKTFYLKGNLKRHTAIHTGEKPFPCTDCGKRFSQQNLLKRHTRVHTGEKPFPCTVCGKTFYQKANLKRHAVIHTGEKPFSCTVCGKTFDLKSSLKRHTRVHNGGKSLS